The genomic DNA GAATGCTTTTCATGTCACGAATCGCTTATTTCCACGAGACTGTTCGCGGACTTCTTTATCAAAACTGCGTTAGACCAACCCCGGGATCATCTTCCCGCCATCAACGATTGGGACGGGACGCCCTAAGGGGCCGAGATACGTTTTTGTGGGATCGATCCCCATCAGTCTTGAAATCGTAAACAGTAAATCGTTGACACCAACTGGCTCGGTGGTCGGTTCAGCTGCGTGCTTATCAGTTGCCCCTATGACCTGTCCCGGTTTGATTCCGCCGCCGGCGAGAATAATCGTTTGTGCCATCGACCAGTGATCTCGCCCTGCCCTCGCATTGACTCGGGGCGTTCGTCCCATCTCGCCCATCATCACGACGAGAGTTTCGTCGAGCAACCCTCGCTCTTCCAGGTCAGCCACAAGTGTGCTGAACGCTCTATCGGCATAAGGAATGAGATCTGTTTGCAGGCTGGGAAAACAATTGAAGTGAACGTCCCAACCGGGTGCGTCAACACCTACAAACCGACAACCACCCTCGACGAGCCGTCTCGCCAAGAGTGTGCATTGACCAAGCTGAGTGCGACCGTAAGCATCGCGGACCGAGTCTGGTTCTGCGTGAATGTCAAAGGCTTTTTTTGCTTCGGGTGACGCAATTAAATCGTAAGCCTTGTTGTAATAGGTGGACATCACTTTGGCTTGCCCGCGAGTCCGTTCTCGTTCGATGCTGTCGATTCCAGCCAGAAGTTTTTTCCGTACGTCAAGACGCTGTTGCGTCAGGCCATCCGGCGGGCGGAGGTCTTTGACTTCAAAATCAGGCTGTGTGGGATCAGCTTCAATGACAAATGGAGCATGTTCAGCTCCATAAAACCCTGGACCTCCGGCAGCCATGGGGTGTGGCAAATTCATATAGGCGGGAAGCGCACCACGTGGACCACATTCACGAGAGACGACAGAGCCGAGAGATGGGAAGAAATCGTTATTCGGGATTGGATTGTCACCATCAGCGAAGGTTGGCTTTCGACCCGTCATGACATAATGATAACCGGTCGTGTGCCCATTCACACGATGACTGTGGCTGCGAATAATCGTGTATTTGTCAGCAACTTTCGCACACAATGGCAACTGATCCGTGACGAATGTTCCCGTAACATTTGTTGGGATCGGGCTAAAAGGACCACGAATTTCGACCGGTGCATGAGGTTTGGGATCCCACATATCCTGATGCGGTGGCCCCCCTTCAAGAAACAGAAAAATACACGACTTGGCTTTTGCTGATTTCGGCGAAGCTGCTTTGGCTTGCAACTCGAGCAAGCGAGGAAGAGTCAGCCCACCAATTAAACCAGATGTCCCAAGACGCAAAAGATGACGTCGTGAAATTCCGTTGCACATTGAATTGCTTCGGCTGCCGAGCGAAATTCTAAACATTTTCGATCCTTGTGCTCGATCCTTGTGATAAATATTCACAAACTCAATCGCAGAATTGTGCTGACCGTCAATCATTCAACACGTTAATGATTGAACACAAATTCTTTCGAGTTGAGCAACGCCCAAAGAACGTCTTCAGTCGCTGCAAAATGGTCGTTATTTGATTCTTCAAATGCTTGTCGCATCAGATTTCTTTCCTCGTCTGTCGGAAAACGGGAAAGAGTCCTGAGGTACAATTCGTCGACAATTTCATTCGGTGAGAATTTCCCCGCCAGACGTCGTGCTGTTCCGTGACGATGGCGAATTTTCTCCGCGATTTCCGGCGAGTTGAGTAAGTGCATCGCCTGTGAAATACTCGGCTGATTACTCCGTTCGCATTCACAAACGGTCGCTCGTACTGGCCTCCCAAAGATACGGAAGAAATAGGACGGCATCCGATTGTCCCAAATTTGAATCGCTCGATACCCGTCGGGCCAGCCGTTGTACTTCTCGTTGACACCGGTACTTTGGCAGATCGCGTCGAGCAACACCTCTGCCGGAAGCGTTTTGTATGTCGCGTGAGAGAAGTTCTGAAGATCGTTTTCGTTTGATGGTTTCGTCGCTGAACTTAACTGGTACAAACGAGAATTGAGCAACGTTCTCGTGAAGGCTTTTAGATCGTAGTCAGACTCACGCAAATGTTCAGCAAGTGCTTGCAAGAGCGGTTCGTTCGTCGCCGGATTGGTTTCTCGCATATCGTCAATTGGCTCGACCAAACCGCGAGCGAAATAATGGGACCACAACCGATTGGCAATTGCCTTGGCAAAGAAAGGGTTCTCATCAGCAGTCATCCACTCAGCCAGTTCATGGCGGCGATCATTGACGTTT from Thalassoglobus polymorphus includes the following:
- a CDS encoding DUF1501 domain-containing protein, producing the protein MFRISLGSRSNSMCNGISRRHLLRLGTSGLIGGLTLPRLLELQAKAASPKSAKAKSCIFLFLEGGPPHQDMWDPKPHAPVEIRGPFSPIPTNVTGTFVTDQLPLCAKVADKYTIIRSHSHRVNGHTTGYHYVMTGRKPTFADGDNPIPNNDFFPSLGSVVSRECGPRGALPAYMNLPHPMAAGGPGFYGAEHAPFVIEADPTQPDFEVKDLRPPDGLTQQRLDVRKKLLAGIDSIERERTRGQAKVMSTYYNKAYDLIASPEAKKAFDIHAEPDSVRDAYGRTQLGQCTLLARRLVEGGCRFVGVDAPGWDVHFNCFPSLQTDLIPYADRAFSTLVADLEERGLLDETLVVMMGEMGRTPRVNARAGRDHWSMAQTIILAGGGIKPGQVIGATDKHAAEPTTEPVGVNDLLFTISRLMGIDPTKTYLGPLGRPVPIVDGGKMIPGLV